The following proteins are co-located in the Vigna angularis cultivar LongXiaoDou No.4 chromosome 2, ASM1680809v1, whole genome shotgun sequence genome:
- the LOC108329679 gene encoding protein NRT1/ PTR FAMILY 5.1, which produces MEANADYTKDATVDFRGHPALSSKTGKWKACAFLVGYEAFERMAFYGVASNLVNYLTSQLHEDTVSSVRNVNNWSGSVWITPILGACIADSYLGRFWTFTLSSLIYVLGMTLLTVAVSLKSLRPTCSNGICKKASNSQIAFFYTALYTMAIGAGGTKPNISTLGADQFDDFNPNEKELKASFFNWWMFTSFLGAFIASLGLVYIQENLGWGLGYGIPTAGLILSLLIFYIGTPIYRHKVRSTSTPARDLVRVPIAAFRNRKLQLPTDPSHLYEHNLQHYLSTGKRQFYHTPALRFLDKAAIKEDSASSKRIPLTVTQVEGSKLIFGMALIWLVTLIPSTIWAQINTLFVKQGTTLDRNLGPHFRIPSASLGSFVTLSMLLSVPMYDRFFVPFMRQKTGHPRGITLLQRLGIGFSIQIIAIAIAYAVEVRRMHVISANHIAGPKDIVPMSIFWLMPQYVLIGIADVFNAIGLLEFFYDQSPEDMQSLGTTFFTSGIGVGNFLNSFLVTMVDKISGRGDKKSWIGDNLNDSHLDYYYGFLLVMSSINLVVFFWVSSRYIYKRESIRVKESLCVQMEGNPTLDASLSLQV; this is translated from the exons ATGGAAGCCAATGCAGATTATACCAAAGATGCCACCGTTGATTTCCGTGGCCACCCTGCACTTTCATCCAAAACCGGCAAATGGAAGGCTTGTGCTTTTCTTGTTG GGTATGAAGCATTTGAAAGGATGGCCTTTTATGGAGTGGCTTCGAACTTGGTGAATTACCTTACAAGCCAACTTCATGAAGACACAGTTTCATCAGTGAGGAATGTGAATAACTGGTCAGGATCTGTGTGGATAACGCCAATTCTTGGAGCTTGCATAGCAGATTCTTACTTGGGTCGCTTCTGGACTTTCACTCTCTCATCTCTCATTTATGTCTTG GGTATGACACTTCTGACAGTAGCAGTGTCACTGAAGAGCTTGAGACCAACATGCAGCAATGGCATATGCAAGAAGGCTTCAAACTCACAGATTGCATTTTTCTACACAGCCCTTTACACAATGGCAATAGGGGCAGGGGGAACAAAACCCAACATCTCAACGTTAGGTGCTGACCAGTTTGATGACTTCAACCCGAATGAGAAAGAGCTAAAGGCCTCCTTCTTCAACTGGTGGATGTTCACCTCATTCTTGGGTGCTTTCATTGCCAGTTTAGGATTGGTATACATTCAAGAGAACTTGGGATGGGGACTTGGTTATGGTATTCCCACTGCTGGTCTCATCCTTTCATTGCTTATATTCTACATAGGCACACCAATTTATCGCCACAAAGTAAGGTCAACCAGTACTCCTGCTAGAGACCTCGTTCGTGTCCCCATTGCAGCATTCAGGAATAGAAAACTCCAACTTCCTACTGACCCCTCTCATCTCTATGAGCACAACCTCCAACATTATCTTAGCACTGGAAAACGCCAGTTCTATCACACTCCAGCACTCAG GTTTTTGGACAAGGCTGCTATTAAAGAAGACAGTGCTAGTTCCAAAAGGATACCGCTGACAGTAACCCAAGTAGAAGGCTCTAAACTTATCTTTGGTATGGCCCTTATATGGCTGGTGACACTGATTCCAAGCACCATTTGGGCACAAATCAACACTCTTTTTGTGAAACAAGGAACCACTTTGGACAGAAACCTTGGACCTCATTTTAGAATACCCTCAGCCTCTCTTGGAAGCTTTGTGACACTTTCCATGCTTCTCTCAGTGCCAATGTACGATCGGTTTTTTGTACCGTTTATGCGTCAGAAAACTGGTCATCCCAGAGGAATCACATTGCTTCAAAGGCTTGGGATTGGATTTTCAATCCAGATCATAGCCATTGCAATTGCTTATGCAGTAGAAGTTAGAAGAATGCATGTTATCAGTGCAAACCATATAGCTGGACCTAAAGATATTGTCCCCATGAGTATATTTTGGTTGATGCCTCAGTATGTATTAATAGGGATAGCAGACGTGTTTAATGCCATTGGATTACTAGAATTCTTCTATGATCAATCCCCTGAAGACATGCAGAGCCTAGGAACGACATTCTTCACTAGTGGGATCGGTGTTGGGAACTTCTTGAACAGCTTTTTGGTGACAATGGTTGATAAAATATCAGGAAGGGGTGACAAAAAGAGCTGGATAGGGGACAACTTGAATGATTCTCACTTGGACTACTATTATGGGTTTTTGTTGGTCATGTCAAGTATCAATTTGGTGGTTTTTTTTTGGGTTTCAAGTAGGTACATTTATAAGAGGGAATCAATAAGGGTCAAAGAGAGCCTTTGTGTTCAAATGGAGGGGAACCCAACTTTAGACGCTTCTCTTAGTTTACAAGTGTGA
- the LOC108329680 gene encoding CBL-interacting protein kinase 2-like: MGKRGNVLMQKYEFGKLLGQGNFAKVYHARDLKTGESVAVKVIEKEKILKIGLVDQTKREISIMRRIKHSNVLQLFEVLATKTKIYFIMEYAKGGELFNKVAKGRLSEARARKYFQQLVSAVDFCHSKGVYHRDLKPENLLLDENGILKVADFGLSAFVESHRQDDMLHTVCGTPAYVAPEVISRKGYNGAKSDVWSCGVILFVLLAGHLPFYDLNLMSLYRKIGRAEYKCPNWFSIEVRRLLGKILDPNPDTRISMAKVMENSWFRKGFKPNSGEVKRESANVDLVNSDQVFGLCENTITASVEAVQELVAPGHLNAFDIISLSAGLDLSGLFANIGEQEDVKFTFMSSASSIMATVEDIARILRMVIIKKDGGLLKLERSKAGRKEPLSIDVEIFEVAPSFHLVEMKSGGDTLEFQKIVKEDLRPALKDIVFVWQDEHYLQQQDCTP; encoded by the coding sequence ATGGGGAAAAGAGGGAATGTGTTGATGCAGAAGTATGAATTTGGGAAACTATTAGGGCAAGGAAACTTTGCAAAGGTTTACCATGCAAGGGACCTCAAGACCGGGGAGAGTGTTGCCGTTAAGGTGATTGAAAaggagaaaattttaaaaattgggtTGGTTGATCAAACAAAGCGAGAGATATCTATCATGAGACGGATTAAACACTCCAATGTTTTGCAACTGTTTGAGGTCTTGGCCACCAAGACCAAGATTTACTTCATCATGGAATATGCCAAAGGGGGCGAACTTTTTAACAAGGTGGCTAAAGGTAGATTAAGTGAGGCTAGGGCAAGGAAGTACTTTCAACAATTGGTCAGTGCAGTTGATTTTTGCCATAGCAAGGGCGTTTATCACAGGGATTTGAAGCCAGAGAACTTGCTTTTGGATGAGAATGGTATTTTGAAGGTAGCAGATTTTGGGTTGAGTGCATTTGTTGAATCGCATCGTCAAGACGACATGTTGCATACAGTTTGTGGAACTCCTGCATATGTGGCGCCTGAGGTTATAAGTAGAAAGGGCTATAATGGAGCAAAATCTGATGTATGGTCTTGTGGAGTgatcttatttgttcttttggCTGGTCATTTGCCATTCTATGATTTGAATCTCATGTCACTGTATAGGAAAATAGGCAGGGCGGAATACAAATGTCCAAACTGGTTTTCAATTGAAGTGCGCAGATTGTTAGGGAAAATCCTTGACCCCAACCCAGATACCAGGATATCCATGGCAAAAGTTATGGAAAATTCGTGGTTCAGAAAAGGATTCAAACCCAATTCCGGTGAAGTGAAAAGAGAGTCTGCAAATGTGGATTTAGTTAATTCTGATCAAGTTTTTGGTTTGTGCGAGAATACAATCACTGCTTCTGTTGAGGCAGTTCAAGAATTGGTTGCGCCTGGACATTTAAATGCTTTTGACATAATTTCTCTGTCTGCAGGGCTAGACTTGTCTGGCCTATTTGCTAACATTGGTGAACAGGAAGATGTCAAATTTACATTCATGAGCTCTGCCTCATCTATCATGGCTACAGTGGAAGATATTGCTCGCATTTTGAGGATGGTGATCATTAAGAAGGATGGAGGGCTGCTGAAATTGGAGAGATCCAAGGCAGGTAGAAAAGAACCGCTTTCCATTGATgttgaaatatttgaagttGCTCCATCTTTCCATTTGGTTGAGATGAAATCCGGCGGTGATACATTAGAATTCCAGAAGATAGTCAAGGAAGATTTAAGACCAGCTCTCAAagatattgtttttgtttggcaAGATGAGCATTACTTGCAGCAACAGGACTGTACTCCTTAA
- the LOC108329098 gene encoding uroporphyrinogen decarboxylase, protein MLCVNTAFTSFIPRKPTCVFPSKSTTPISCTLQGTVAEPKSTAAAEPLLLNAVRGVEVERPPVWLMRQAGRYMKSYQTICEKYPSFRERSENVDLVVEISLQPWHVFKPDGVILFSDILTPLSGMNIPFDIVKGKGPVIFDPIHTDAQVNQVREFVPEESVPYVGEALTILRKEVNDTAAVLGFVGAPFTLASYVVEGGSSKNFSKIKRLAFSESKILHSLLQKFTTSMARYIQYQADNGAQAVQIFDSWATELSPVDFEEFSLPYLKQIIDAVKKSHPNLPLILYASGSGGLLERLALTGVDVISLDWTVDMADGRRRLGPNIAVQGNVDPGVLFGSKEFITDRINDTVKKAGRGKHILNLGHGIKVGTPEENVAHFFEVAKSLRY, encoded by the exons ATGTTGTGTGTCAACACCGCCTTCACTTCTTTCATACCCAGAAAACCAACTTGTGTTTTTCCCTCCAAATCAACCACCCCAATTTCCTGCACCCTCCaag GAACCGTTGCTGAACCAAAATCTACAGCTGCTGCTGAACCGCTTTTGCTTAATGCAGTTCGTGGGGTAGAGGTTGAAAGACCACCGGTTTGGCTCATGAGGCAAGCAGGGAGGTACATGAAG AGTTACCAAACCATCTGTGAGAAATATCCTTCATTCCGTGAAAGATCTGAAAATGTCGATCTTGTGGTGGAAATTTCCCTGCAACCATGGCATGTTTTCAAGCCTGATGGA GTGATTTTATTCTCAGACATTCTTACCCCACTTTCTGGAATGAATATACCCTTTGATATTGTGAAGGGTAAGGGTCCTGTTATATTTGATCCTATTCACACAGATGCCCAGGTCAATCAAGTGAGAGAGTTTGTTCCTGAAGAATCAGTTCCATACGTTGGTGAAGCACTGACAATATTGAGGAAAGAG GTGAATGATACAGCTGCAGTTCTTGGTTTTGTTGGGGCACCGTTCACTCTGGCATCATATGTGGTTGAAGGTGGTTCATCTAAAAACttctcaaaaataaaaagattggCTTTCTCTGAGTCCAAG ATCCTGCACTCTTTACTGCAAAAGTTTACAACATCAATGGCAAGATACATTCAATACCAAGCTGATAATGGAGCTCAAGCTGTTCAGATCTTTGATTCATGGGCAACAGAACTTAGTCCAGTGGATTTTGAAGAATTCAGTTTGCCTTACTTGAAGCAGATTATCGATGCTGTGAAGAAAAGCCATCCAAATCTCCCTTTGATCCTGTATGCTAGTGGATCTGGGGGCTTGCTTGAAAGACTAGCCTTGACAGGAGTGGATGTAATTAGCTTGGATTGGACAGTTGATATGGCTGATGGTAGGAGGCGACTGGGACCAAATATAGCTGTCCAAGGAAATGTGGACCCTGGTGTTCTTTTTGGTTCCAAAGAGTTCATCACTGATAGGATAAATGATACTGTGAAAAAAGCAGGTAGAGGGAAACATATCTTGAATCTTGGTCATGGAATTAAAGTAGGTACGCCTGAGGAGAATGTTGCACATTTTTTTGAGGTTGCTAAATCACTCCGATACTAA
- the LOC108329099 gene encoding 5-amino-6-(5-phospho-D-ribitylamino)uracil phosphatase, chloroplastic yields MDFTTFANSMTSTHAIPPTHPYRLQPSVFPPPLPNLKRSGLVKNRLIARCSSKSDKFGSVNGLQFTPNKLFAEEAIGAEYGEGFETFRADGPLKVDVDYLNEKLQDGFLHRIRYAMKPDEAYGLIFSWDNVVAGTRAVKRKAWEQLAFEEGKDIPEEGDMHKLLFYTGADYVLHKFFLSDNAENELNRLKLRFSQIYYDNLLRLAKPIDGLEDWLEAVYTARIPCAVVSSLDRRNMLEVLERMGLSKYFQAIVTEEDGMESIAHRFLSAAVKLDRKPSKCVVFEDDPRGVTAAHNCTMMAVALIGAHPAYDLGQADLTVANFSELSVINLRRLFANKGSSFMDLQKQIIEKTPPKRKLTIDTIF; encoded by the exons ATGGACTTCACCACTTTCGCAAATTCCATGACTTCTACTCATGCAATTCCTCCCACACACCCTTATCGCCTTCAACCCTCTGTTTTTCCTCCCCCACTCCCA AATTTAAAGCGTTCGGGTTTGGTTAAGAATCGGCTAATTGCTCGTTGCAGTTCTAAGTCTGATAAATTTGGCTCTGTGAATGGGTTGCAATTCACACCCAATAAGCTTTTTGCGGAAGAG GCTATTGGAGCTGAATATGGGGAAGGCTTTGAGACTTTTAGGGCAGATGGACCATTAAAAGTTGATGTG GACTATTTGAATGAGAAATTGCAAGATGGCTTTCTTCACCGCATACGCTATGCAATGAAGCCTGATGAAGCTTATGGTCTAATTTTCTCTTGGGACAATGTGGTG GCTGGTACACGAGCTGTAAAAAGGAAGGCATGGGAGCAGCTGGCCTTTGAAGAAG GAAAGGATATTCCGGAAGAAGGTGATATGCACAAATTACTGTTTTATACAGGTGCTGATTATGTGTTGCATAAG TTTTTTCTATCAGATAATGCAGAAAATGAGCTGAATAGGCTAAAGTTGAGGTTTTCTCAGATATATTATGATAATCTTCTCAGA CTTGCAAAACCAATAGATGGCCTCGAAGACTGGTTGGAAGCAGTTTATACAGCTCGTATCCCCTGTGCTGTGGTTTCAAGCCTTGATAGAAGAAATATGTTAGAGGTTTTGGAGCGAATGGGCCTCAGCAAGTATTTCCAG GCAATTGTGACAGAGGAGGATGGAATGGAGTCAATAGCTCATAGATTTCTTTCTGCTGCTGTCAAG TTGGATCGTAAACCTTCCAAGTGTGTGGTTTTTGAAGATGATCCTAGAGGAGTAACTGCGGCGCACAACTGTACAATGATGGCTGTAGCATTAATTGGAGCTCATCCTGC GTATGATTTGGGTCAGGCTGATCTTACCGTTGCTAACTTCAGTGAACTTTCTGTGATCAACTTGCGAAGACTATTTGCCAACAAGGGTTCTTCATTTATGGACCTGCAGAAGCAGATCATAGAGAAAACTCCTCCCAAAAGGAAACTTACAATAGACaccattttttaa
- the LOC108329740 gene encoding WEB family protein At2g40480 isoform X1: MAETRDAAAAADGVPGTPAIREVRPEAGNHGGIGSGGIRRVNFRAEIDTSPPFGSVKEAVTRFGGSGPWMPFFQNSIEDFDIKKVEEQAAELEKDLIVKELETLDVLEELGATKRIVEDLKQQLQKEAMKCFASRDVSSYEQVGTPVIKEMDKENCGNNVNDQEQMMQIPSPCSIMSSSPDMILMELKQAKLNLCKTINELGVIQSSVESLNKKMKKEKFFLERTREKLASKFAAVSALERVQEQTKLNPPASHVDCASGNPANTVRNFNSDSGQCNRMVETRRSEPSKPLSVYEEYGFSVKTAEMRWLAAKKMEEAARAAESVALAEIKALSNAERSSGFVLPEPEKVSFAFGDRSPLNSKAHIPEESTLKKVIDAKFQIDETKISKLTILKKLEEATEEVLHSKQVLTDALNRVESANQKQYAAEEALRRWIPEDDLRRYNTIYCNKLNQGGICQDSLNDVTRSTTANNGPKATLRPTISMRDVLSRKQVPEGYATRKEMEEHTERQKVALSQMLQALREDLTLPTKTEKDGSNQKQFMPPRKKFGFIQISLPPLTKPSKKRA, translated from the exons ATGGCAGAAACTCGAgacgccgccgccgccgccgatGGGGTGCCCGGAACGCCCGCCATAAGGGAAGTCAGACCCGAGGCAGGGAACCATGGCGGAATCGGGTCAGGCGGAATTCGGAGAGTGAATTTCCGAGCGGAGATTGACACGTCACCGCCGTTTGGATCGGTTAAAGAAGCCGTGACCCGTTTTGGAGGTAGCGGGCCTTGGATGCCGTTTTTT CAGAACAGCATTGAAGATTTTGACATAAAGAAAGTGGAGGAACAGGCAGCGGAGTTGGAAAAGGATTTGATTGTCAAAGAACTTGAAACTCTTGATGTGCTTGAAGAACTGGGAGCTACTAAGAGGATTGTGGAGGACTTGAAGCAGCAACTGCAAAAAGAGGCTATGAAATGTTTTGCATCACGAGATGTAAGTTCATATGAACAAGTTGGAACTCCTGTTATCAAGGAGATGGATAAGGAAAATTGTGGAAACAATGTCAATGATCAAGAACAGATGATGCAAATTCCAAGCCCGTGCTCTATTATGTCATCATCACCTGATATGATCTTAATGGAGTTGAAGCAAGCCAAGTTGAATTTATGCAAAACTATAAATGAACTTGGGGTGATACAGTCCTCTGTTGAGTCTTTGaacaagaagatgaagaaggagaaattTTTTTTGGAGAGGACACGAGAAAAGCTAGCATCGAAGTTTGCAGCAGTATCTGCTCTAGAGAGGGTCCAAGAGCAGACAAAATTAAATCCTCCAGCATCTCATGTAGATTGTGCGTCAGGTAACCCTGCTAATACTGTAAGAAATTTCAATTCTGATTCCGGGCAGTGCAATAGAATGGTTGAGACTAGAAGATCTGAACCTTCAAAGCCCTTAAGTGTGTATGAAGAATATGGATTCAGTGTTAAGACTGCTGAGATGAGGTGGCTCGCTGCTAAAAAGATGGAAGAAGCTGCAAGGGCAGCAGAATCCGTTGCTCTTGCTGAAATCAAGGCTCTATCTAATGCTGAAAGATCTTCAGGATTTGTTCTGCCAGAGCCTGAGAAAGTCAGTTTTGCTTTTGGAGATCGCTCTCCCCTAAACTCCAAGGCTCATATACCAGAGGAGTCAACTTTGAAGAAGGTAATAGATGCAAAGTTTCAAATTGatgaaacaaaaatttctaAACTGACTATTTTGAAGAAGTTGGAGGAAGCAACGGAGGAAGTTCTACACAGCAAACAAGTCTTGACAGATGCTTTAAACAGAGTTGAAAGTGCAAACCAAAAGCAATATGCTGCTGAGGAGGCTCTAAGGAGATGGATTCCAGAGGATGATCTCAGGAGGTATAACACTATTTATTGTAACAAGCTTAATCAAGGTGGAATCTGTCAAGATTCTCTGAATGATGTAACCAGGTCAACAACAGCAAACAATGGTCCAAAGGCAACATTAAGACCCACAATTTCTATGAGAGATGTACTTAGCAGAAAGCAGGTTCCTGAAGGATATGCTACAAGAAAGGAGATGGAAGAGCACACTGAAAGACAAAAGGTGGCGTTGAGTCAAATGCTTCAAGCATTGAGGGAAGATCTAACTCTTCCAACAAAGACTGAGAAAGATGGGAGCAATCAGAAGCAGTTCATGCCACCAAGGAAGAAATTTGGATTCATTCAAATATCACTGCCCCCATTGACAAAACCAAGCAAGAAAAGGGCATAA
- the LOC108329740 gene encoding WEB family protein At2g40480 isoform X2, with product MAETRDAAAAADGVPGTPAIREVRPEAGNHGGIGSGGIRRVNFRAEIDTSPPFGSVKEAVTRFGGSGPWMPFFNSIEDFDIKKVEEQAAELEKDLIVKELETLDVLEELGATKRIVEDLKQQLQKEAMKCFASRDVSSYEQVGTPVIKEMDKENCGNNVNDQEQMMQIPSPCSIMSSSPDMILMELKQAKLNLCKTINELGVIQSSVESLNKKMKKEKFFLERTREKLASKFAAVSALERVQEQTKLNPPASHVDCASGNPANTVRNFNSDSGQCNRMVETRRSEPSKPLSVYEEYGFSVKTAEMRWLAAKKMEEAARAAESVALAEIKALSNAERSSGFVLPEPEKVSFAFGDRSPLNSKAHIPEESTLKKVIDAKFQIDETKISKLTILKKLEEATEEVLHSKQVLTDALNRVESANQKQYAAEEALRRWIPEDDLRRYNTIYCNKLNQGGICQDSLNDVTRSTTANNGPKATLRPTISMRDVLSRKQVPEGYATRKEMEEHTERQKVALSQMLQALREDLTLPTKTEKDGSNQKQFMPPRKKFGFIQISLPPLTKPSKKRA from the exons ATGGCAGAAACTCGAgacgccgccgccgccgccgatGGGGTGCCCGGAACGCCCGCCATAAGGGAAGTCAGACCCGAGGCAGGGAACCATGGCGGAATCGGGTCAGGCGGAATTCGGAGAGTGAATTTCCGAGCGGAGATTGACACGTCACCGCCGTTTGGATCGGTTAAAGAAGCCGTGACCCGTTTTGGAGGTAGCGGGCCTTGGATGCCGTTTTTT AACAGCATTGAAGATTTTGACATAAAGAAAGTGGAGGAACAGGCAGCGGAGTTGGAAAAGGATTTGATTGTCAAAGAACTTGAAACTCTTGATGTGCTTGAAGAACTGGGAGCTACTAAGAGGATTGTGGAGGACTTGAAGCAGCAACTGCAAAAAGAGGCTATGAAATGTTTTGCATCACGAGATGTAAGTTCATATGAACAAGTTGGAACTCCTGTTATCAAGGAGATGGATAAGGAAAATTGTGGAAACAATGTCAATGATCAAGAACAGATGATGCAAATTCCAAGCCCGTGCTCTATTATGTCATCATCACCTGATATGATCTTAATGGAGTTGAAGCAAGCCAAGTTGAATTTATGCAAAACTATAAATGAACTTGGGGTGATACAGTCCTCTGTTGAGTCTTTGaacaagaagatgaagaaggagaaattTTTTTTGGAGAGGACACGAGAAAAGCTAGCATCGAAGTTTGCAGCAGTATCTGCTCTAGAGAGGGTCCAAGAGCAGACAAAATTAAATCCTCCAGCATCTCATGTAGATTGTGCGTCAGGTAACCCTGCTAATACTGTAAGAAATTTCAATTCTGATTCCGGGCAGTGCAATAGAATGGTTGAGACTAGAAGATCTGAACCTTCAAAGCCCTTAAGTGTGTATGAAGAATATGGATTCAGTGTTAAGACTGCTGAGATGAGGTGGCTCGCTGCTAAAAAGATGGAAGAAGCTGCAAGGGCAGCAGAATCCGTTGCTCTTGCTGAAATCAAGGCTCTATCTAATGCTGAAAGATCTTCAGGATTTGTTCTGCCAGAGCCTGAGAAAGTCAGTTTTGCTTTTGGAGATCGCTCTCCCCTAAACTCCAAGGCTCATATACCAGAGGAGTCAACTTTGAAGAAGGTAATAGATGCAAAGTTTCAAATTGatgaaacaaaaatttctaAACTGACTATTTTGAAGAAGTTGGAGGAAGCAACGGAGGAAGTTCTACACAGCAAACAAGTCTTGACAGATGCTTTAAACAGAGTTGAAAGTGCAAACCAAAAGCAATATGCTGCTGAGGAGGCTCTAAGGAGATGGATTCCAGAGGATGATCTCAGGAGGTATAACACTATTTATTGTAACAAGCTTAATCAAGGTGGAATCTGTCAAGATTCTCTGAATGATGTAACCAGGTCAACAACAGCAAACAATGGTCCAAAGGCAACATTAAGACCCACAATTTCTATGAGAGATGTACTTAGCAGAAAGCAGGTTCCTGAAGGATATGCTACAAGAAAGGAGATGGAAGAGCACACTGAAAGACAAAAGGTGGCGTTGAGTCAAATGCTTCAAGCATTGAGGGAAGATCTAACTCTTCCAACAAAGACTGAGAAAGATGGGAGCAATCAGAAGCAGTTCATGCCACCAAGGAAGAAATTTGGATTCATTCAAATATCACTGCCCCCATTGACAAAACCAAGCAAGAAAAGGGCATAA
- the LOC108328616 gene encoding uncharacterized protein LOC108328616, translating to MLSESGNNRSSKMSFRITKDDRFLSRLMAKEATTPNSSSRIFYYGETSVAVPFTWEAQPGTPKHPLSDISLPPLTPPPSYFSNLHSVKGRSSKPNNMFSTILPRLLGQRKSHHESPPTSSRSPSSSSSSSSSPSFSHPLKHKCSNGFRWCYPFGNTIGNVNVSHGAD from the coding sequence ATGTTGAGTGAGAGTGGCAACAATCGCTCGTCCAAAATGTCCTTCAGAATAACAAAGGATGATAGGTTCTTGTCAAGGCTAATGGCCAAGGAAGCCACCACCCCAAACTCCTCTTCAAGGATCTTCTATTACGGAGAAACTTCAGTTGCTGTTCCTTTCACCTGGGAGGCACAACCTGGTACTCCCAAACACCCATTGTCTGACATATCTCTACCACCTCTCACACCCCCACCTTCCTATTTTTCAAACTTACACAGTGTCAAGGGAAGAAGCTCCAAGCCCAACAACATGTTCTCAACCATTCTGCCAAGGCTTTTAGGGCAAAGAAAGTCTCATCATGAGTCGCCACCAACATCTTCTAGGTCAccttcctcttcatcttcatcttcgtcATCGCCCTCGTTCTCACACCCTTTGAAACACAAATGTTCCAATGGATTTAGATGGTGCTATCCTTTTGGGAACACGATCGGCAACGTAAATGTAAGCCATGGTGCCGACTAG